The proteins below are encoded in one region of Tolumonas auensis DSM 9187:
- a CDS encoding porin → MKKLTAVAIALLVATQANAAEVYKNEKVSLDLNGRAYAGHFFGTKEKAGEPGEKSEKIGANQFIRFGAKGDAVVSGTTKAIGVYEAQFNIGNSEKTLNGDKTDTVYNTDGDEITVTTSDSNDGNLRTRLAYGGLKDETWGQATFGRQKGAVSLISDWTDKSLTDGYGNEALGVATDTYATGRAADVVKYSGVFGSNKEFMLDASYKFDGDTKEETGGNNNDSKSADAYGIAAVYNLPMNFSIGTGYNVGKFEKAGESTDAKLWVIGAKYDDKAAYAAVNYAQGTDFVGVGKDHTGIEAVAGYDFINGFGLMAMYNNQTVEQSGKDDVDTVKYYTLGAQYKFNKNLRVAAEYRINDKDTDASYDYKNDMQLAVRYDF, encoded by the coding sequence ATGAAAAAATTAACTGCCGTGGCCATTGCTCTGCTGGTTGCCACCCAAGCCAACGCCGCTGAAGTCTATAAAAACGAAAAAGTATCGCTGGATCTGAATGGCCGTGCCTATGCTGGTCATTTCTTCGGTACCAAAGAGAAAGCCGGTGAACCAGGTGAAAAGAGTGAAAAAATCGGTGCTAACCAGTTCATCCGTTTCGGTGCGAAAGGCGATGCGGTTGTTAGCGGCACCACCAAGGCTATCGGCGTGTACGAAGCTCAGTTCAATATCGGTAACAGTGAAAAAACACTGAACGGCGACAAAACCGATACTGTATACAATACTGATGGCGATGAAATCACTGTTACAACTTCTGATTCTAACGACGGTAACCTGCGTACCCGTCTGGCGTACGGTGGTCTGAAAGATGAGACTTGGGGTCAGGCTACTTTCGGTCGTCAGAAAGGCGCTGTTTCTCTGATCAGTGACTGGACCGATAAATCACTGACTGACGGTTACGGTAACGAAGCACTGGGTGTAGCAACTGACACTTATGCGACCGGCCGTGCCGCTGACGTAGTGAAATACTCCGGCGTATTCGGTTCTAACAAAGAATTCATGCTGGATGCCAGCTACAAATTTGACGGTGACACCAAAGAAGAAACTGGTGGCAACAATAACGACAGCAAGAGTGCCGATGCTTACGGTATCGCGGCTGTTTATAACCTGCCAATGAACTTCAGCATTGGTACTGGTTACAACGTTGGTAAATTCGAAAAAGCAGGCGAAAGCACTGATGCCAAACTGTGGGTAATTGGCGCCAAGTATGATGACAAAGCTGCCTATGCTGCGGTGAACTACGCGCAAGGTACTGACTTTGTTGGCGTTGGCAAAGATCACACCGGTATTGAAGCGGTTGCTGGTTATGACTTCATCAATGGTTTTGGCCTGATGGCAATGTATAACAATCAGACTGTTGAACAATCAGGTAAAGACGACGTTGATACCGTTAAGTACTACACCCTGGGTGCTCAGTACAAATTCAACAAAAACCTGCGTGTAGCGGCTGAATACCGTATCAACGACAAAGATACTGATGCTTCTTACGATTACAAAAACGACATGCAGCTGGCCGTTCGCTACGATTTCTAA
- the glpX gene encoding class II fructose-bisphosphatase, translating to MRRELAIEFSRVTEAAALAGYKWLGRGDKNLADGAAVEAMRFVLNQIEIDGEIVIGEGEIDEAPMLYIGEKVGCGGDGVDIAVDPIDGTRMTAMGQNNAVAVLAAGDKGSFLKAPDMYMEKLIVGPKAKGAIDLNRPLSENIIAVARALDKPLHRLSVITLAKPRHDAAIKEMQEMGVRVFAIPDGDVAASMLTCLPDNEIDMLYCIGGAPEGVISAATVRALDGDMQGRLLPRHTVKGDTPENRVLGEQEIARCQAMGIDVNTVLTLTDMAKTDNVIVSVTGITKGDLLEGITSDGMLATTETLLIRGKSRTIRRIHSTHYLQRKDPQIQKIIF from the coding sequence ATGAGACGTGAACTGGCAATTGAATTTTCCCGTGTAACTGAAGCGGCTGCGCTGGCTGGCTATAAGTGGCTGGGGCGTGGTGATAAAAATCTGGCCGACGGTGCCGCTGTAGAAGCGATGCGCTTTGTGCTGAACCAGATTGAAATCGATGGCGAGATCGTGATCGGTGAAGGCGAGATCGACGAAGCGCCAATGCTCTATATCGGTGAGAAAGTCGGTTGTGGCGGCGATGGTGTTGATATTGCGGTCGATCCGATCGATGGTACCCGCATGACCGCTATGGGTCAGAACAACGCTGTGGCCGTGCTGGCTGCCGGTGATAAAGGCTCGTTCCTGAAAGCGCCGGATATGTACATGGAAAAGCTGATTGTTGGTCCGAAAGCCAAAGGCGCCATCGATCTTAATCGTCCGCTGTCGGAAAATATTATTGCGGTTGCCCGTGCGCTGGATAAACCACTGCATCGTTTAAGCGTAATCACACTGGCCAAACCACGTCATGACGCTGCGATTAAAGAAATGCAGGAAATGGGCGTGCGTGTATTTGCGATTCCGGATGGTGATGTGGCGGCCTCTATGCTGACCTGCCTGCCGGATAACGAAATCGATATGCTGTATTGCATCGGTGGTGCGCCGGAAGGCGTTATCTCTGCCGCAACAGTGCGTGCATTAGACGGTGATATGCAGGGTCGTCTGTTACCGCGTCATACCGTTAAAGGCGATACGCCGGAAAACCGTGTGCTGGGTGAACAGGAGATTGCGCGTTGTCAGGCAATGGGGATTGACGTGAATACCGTGCTGACCCTGACTGATATGGCGAAAACCGATAACGTGATCGTCTCTGTTACCGGCATTACCAAAGGCGATCTGCTGGAAGGTATTACCAGTGATGGCATGCTGGCGACCACTGAAACGCTGTTGATCCGCGGTAAATCCCGGACCATCCGCCGCATCCATTCAACGCACTATCTGCAGCGTAAAGATCCGCAGATCCAGAAAATTATTTTCTAA
- a CDS encoding acetyl-CoA sensor PanZ family protein → MRLTVHHSHDVLPLWQESLSKLLQTNQLTIDTARTLGDWHLATFNDRVVGLAISQGADLRYFAVRDLTRRRGIGRYLLADTLRWLIEQGKQQITMDLSKIDEQELAGLQAFLRQAGFHAEGNQWTLSL, encoded by the coding sequence ATGCGTTTAACTGTACACCACTCTCACGATGTTCTGCCGCTGTGGCAGGAGAGCCTCAGCAAGCTGCTGCAAACCAATCAGCTCACGATTGATACCGCCCGCACTTTAGGTGACTGGCATCTGGCTACGTTCAATGACAGAGTCGTTGGCCTTGCCATCAGTCAGGGCGCTGATTTGCGTTATTTTGCGGTACGCGATTTGACCCGCCGCCGCGGTATTGGCCGTTATTTACTGGCAGATACCCTTCGCTGGCTGATCGAACAAGGAAAACAGCAGATCACGATGGATCTCAGCAAAATTGATGAGCAGGAACTGGCTGGTTTACAGGCTTTTTTGCGGCAGGCCGGTTTTCATGCAGAAGGGAATCAGTGGACACTGAGTCTCTGA
- a CDS encoding glutamate synthase subunit beta, with the protein MGKPTGFLEFDRVKEHYAPVEERVQHYHEFVPTLTVQEASTQGARCMDCGIPFCNNGCPVNNIIPDWNDLVYRGKAEMAIRVLHSTNNFPEFTGRICPAPCESACTLGINADPVGIKSIERYTIDTAWDNNWVKPQPSAVKTGKKVAVVGSGPAGLAAAQQLARVGHDVTVFEKNTRVGGLLRYGIPDFKLDKGLIDRRVTQMEAEGVVFKTSTLVALDNNLPAGVTNDAQTVVTPAQLDAEFDAVILAGGSETPRDLPVKGRELSGIHFALEFLIPQNKEVAGDGVNPINVKGKHVVVIGGGDTGSDCVGTSNRHGAASVTQLEVMPQPPVQENKELTWPYWPLKLRTSSSHEEGCVREFAVSTKEFIGENGKLTGLKLVNVEFKDGKLIEVPGSEFELKADAVFLAMGFTNPLAKVLDAFGVEKDARGNAKATTEDEGCYATSIPKVYAAGDIRRGQSLVVWAIREGRQCAREVDQFLMGSSLLPR; encoded by the coding sequence ATGGGTAAGCCAACCGGTTTTCTCGAATTTGACCGCGTAAAGGAACACTACGCACCTGTTGAAGAACGTGTACAGCATTACCATGAGTTTGTACCGACATTAACAGTGCAAGAAGCCTCTACCCAGGGCGCACGCTGCATGGATTGCGGTATTCCTTTCTGTAACAACGGTTGTCCGGTGAATAACATCATTCCTGACTGGAATGATCTGGTGTACCGCGGTAAAGCCGAAATGGCGATCCGCGTGCTGCACTCCACCAACAACTTCCCAGAATTCACAGGCCGGATCTGTCCGGCCCCTTGTGAATCCGCCTGTACACTGGGGATCAACGCTGATCCGGTTGGCATCAAGTCAATCGAGCGTTACACCATTGATACGGCGTGGGACAACAACTGGGTAAAACCACAACCTTCTGCGGTTAAAACCGGCAAGAAAGTGGCGGTCGTTGGTTCAGGCCCTGCGGGTCTGGCTGCAGCCCAGCAGCTGGCGCGCGTTGGTCATGACGTAACCGTGTTCGAAAAGAACACTCGCGTTGGTGGTCTGCTGCGTTACGGCATCCCTGACTTCAAACTGGATAAAGGCCTGATCGACCGCCGTGTTACCCAGATGGAAGCGGAAGGTGTGGTATTCAAAACCAGCACGCTGGTAGCTCTGGACAACAATCTGCCTGCAGGTGTCACTAACGACGCGCAGACCGTTGTTACTCCGGCTCAGCTGGATGCCGAGTTTGATGCCGTGATTCTGGCTGGCGGTTCTGAAACCCCTCGTGATCTGCCTGTTAAGGGCCGTGAACTGAGCGGTATTCATTTCGCACTGGAATTCCTGATCCCGCAGAACAAAGAAGTTGCTGGTGACGGCGTTAACCCAATCAACGTGAAAGGTAAACACGTTGTGGTTATCGGTGGTGGTGATACCGGTTCTGACTGTGTCGGTACTTCTAACCGTCACGGCGCAGCATCAGTCACTCAGCTGGAAGTGATGCCTCAGCCACCAGTACAGGAAAACAAAGAGCTGACCTGGCCATACTGGCCGCTGAAACTGCGCACCTCTTCTTCTCATGAAGAAGGTTGTGTGCGTGAGTTTGCTGTTTCTACCAAAGAATTCATTGGTGAAAACGGCAAACTGACTGGTCTGAAGCTGGTTAACGTTGAATTCAAAGACGGAAAACTGATTGAAGTTCCTGGCTCTGAGTTCGAACTGAAAGCTGACGCTGTCTTCCTGGCAATGGGCTTCACTAATCCACTGGCAAAAGTGCTGGACGCTTTTGGCGTGGAAAAAGATGCCCGCGGTAATGCGAAAGCAACAACCGAAGATGAAGGCTGCTACGCCACGTCTATACCTAAAGTATATGCTGCCGGCGACATCCGTCGTGGTCAGTCACTGGTAGTATGGGCGATCCGTGAAGGCCGTCAGTGTGCCCGTGAAGTGGATCAGTTCCTGATGGGCTCCAGCCTGTTACCTCGCTAA